The genomic window GCCTCCGCGAGCACGTCCGGCGTGCGCACCGGCCGCAGCACCTCCGGGCTCTCGCCCTTCTTCACCTTCTGCGGCGCCCGCGTCTCCGGCCGCCAGTCGCTCACCGCCGCCGAGGCGATGAACCAGTCCACCGACTCCACCCGGGCGAGCACCTCGCGCGCCATGTCCTCGGCGCTGACCACGTCGACGATCTCCAGGCCCGCCGCGCGGTCCACCGCGCCCACCGGCCCCAGCACCACCGTCACCTTCGCCCCGAGCGCCCGCGCCGCCTCCGCGAGCGCCAGCCCCATCTTCCCCGTCGAGGGGTTGGAGATGAACCGCACCGGATCCAGGAACTCGCGCGTGGGCCCGGCCGTGAGCAGCACCCGCCGCCCCGCCAGCGGCCCGCTGCCCAGCCGCGAGGCCGCCGCGGCCACGATGAACTTCACCTCCGCCAGCCGCCCCGCGCCCACGTCTCCGCAGGCGAGCATCCCCGCCCCCGGGCCCACGAACGCGAAGCGCGGATCCGCGGACAGCGCCGCCACGTTCTCCTGCGTCAGCCGGTTCTCCCACATCGCCACGTTCATCGCCGGGGCCAGCAGCACCGGCCCCTTGAACGCCAGCAGCGACGTCGTCACCGCGTCGCCGGCCATGCCCACGCGGATGCGCGCCAGCAGGTCCGCCGTCGCGGGCGCCACCACGTAGAGCTCGGCCCAGCGCGCCAGGTCCAGGTGCCCGAAGTTGCCTTCCTGGTTCGGGTCGAAG from Hyalangium gracile includes these protein-coding regions:
- the coaBC gene encoding bifunctional phosphopantothenoylcysteine decarboxylase/phosphopantothenate--cysteine ligase CoaBC, whose translation is MDASALQGRRVVVGVGGGIAAYKACELVRELGRAGAEVRVAMTEAAREFVTPLTFQALSGHPVLTDYFDPNQEGNFGHLDLARWAELYVVAPATADLLARIRVGMAGDAVTTSLLAFKGPVLLAPAMNVAMWENRLTQENVAALSADPRFAFVGPGAGMLACGDVGAGRLAEVKFIVAAAASRLGSGPLAGRRVLLTAGPTREFLDPVRFISNPSTGKMGLALAEAARALGAKVTVVLGPVGAVDRAAGLEIVDVVSAEDMAREVLARVESVDWFIASAAVSDWRPETRAPQKVKKGESPEVLRPVRTPDVLAEASRKVSGARKRPLLVGFAAETERVLEHAREKLERKGLDAIVANDVTVPGAGFGTDTNRVTVLTRAGDPKELQGTKREVAQGILELLLGLAPALAGQQATGA